In a genomic window of Labeo rohita strain BAU-BD-2019 chromosome 20, IGBB_LRoh.1.0, whole genome shotgun sequence:
- the LOC127182860 gene encoding mucin-2-like, whose product MASAEDVAAKKQMFYEIECVIDDCDTEVGYKPLSDSDELDDSAAEEEEPREEDIDSSEEWEPLRRSKLKRNSSSSPSSSLPRRRGRPPKNALKPSPVAPVMARTPKSTPAIALPRRRGRPPKDKSKAKLFPKPTPYAAIVPKPPPYATLIPNSSFKFGPHSTSTITLGPNFAPITLTNTSSSIKLNPNSTPILISNPASAFKLSPNSTSASNQAPIATLICTPTSTGLLLDGDTNEIKSVKEEQPWEENAIEEWPVAEKERLVRSESPNAKRQRLSSPIPQSTTPPLTDRPLKHTSKTMPRPLPKLAPIDSSDHVPTFEPTPTSIDDPLTCTTIAEPASDPKPAPIRPRADSDLDGDSDEISDSGREEELWEEE is encoded by the exons ATGGCATCGGCAGAGGATGTCGCAGCGAaaaagcaaatgttttatgaaatCGAGTGCGTAATAGACGATTGCGATACCGAAGTTGGATACAAACCTCTGTCAGACAGCGACGAGCTCGACGATTCGGCGGCGGAGGAGGAGGAACCGCGGGAAGAAGA TATTGATTCTTCTGAAGAATGGGAGCCTCTAAGACGTTCAAAACTAAAGAGGAACTCATCCTCCTCGCCTTCATCGTCTTTACCACGCCGGAGAGGACGACCACCTAAAAATGCTTTGAAACCCTCCCCAGTTGCACCAGTGATGGCTCGCACCCCGAAAAGCACCCCGGCTATTGCCTTACCTCGACGGAGAGGCAGACCACCTAAAGACAAATCTAAAGCCAAACTCTTTCCTAAACCCACCCCGTATGCCGCGATAGTGCCTAAACCCCCTCCTTATGCCACGCTGATCCCTAATTCCTCCTTTAAATTCGGCCCTCATTCCACATCCACCATTACGCTTGGCCCTAATTTCGCTCCGATAACCCTTACCAATACCTCATCCTCCATTAAACTGAACCCTAATTCTACACCCATACTCATCTCTAATCCCGCTTCTGCTTTTAAACTCAGCCCGAATTCCACATCCGCCTCCAATCAGGCACCGATAGCCACGCTCATCTGCACACCAACATCAACGGGGCTTCTGTTAGACGGGGACACTAATGAGATCAAGTCGGTGAAGGAAGAGCAACCATGGGAAGAGAA TGCTATTGAAGAATGGCCTGTTGCAGAGAAAGAACGCCTAGTGCGTTCAGAATCACCAAATGCAAAGAGGCAACGACTCTCATCCCCGATCCCTCAATCCACAACACCTCCACTGACAGACAGGCCCTTGAAGCACACCTCAAAAACTATGCCTAGGCCTCTGCCTAAACTTGCACCCATAGACTCTTCTGATCATGTACCAACCTTCGAGCCCACTCCCACAAGCATCGATGATCCATTGACCTGTACAACAATTGCTGAACCCGCATCTGATCCTAAACCTGCACCCATCAGGCCTCGGGCCGACAGCGACCTTGATGGCGACAGCGATGAGATCAGTGATTCAGGGAGGGAAGAGGAACTGTGGGAAGAAGAGTGA